Proteins from a single region of Apium graveolens cultivar Ventura chromosome 7, ASM990537v1, whole genome shotgun sequence:
- the LOC141670705 gene encoding ATP-dependent helicase BRM-like, whose protein sequence is MLRVFSKQKDDDRSKRMEALKNNDVERYKGMLLEKQTSIPGDGAERNAVLPSILSKTEEYLHKLGSKITVTKSQQEVEEAASVTAAAARAQAFPFSLRSLRRRSKSCAAACVGEEVTIRNHFTEMNAPRDSSSFNKVVKDRRENGANYKCGYWGYSDR, encoded by the exons ATGTTGAGGGTGTTTTCAAAACAGAAGGATGATGATCGCAGTAAAAGAATGGAGGCTCTGAAGAATAATGACGTTGAAAGGTACAAGGGGATGCTACTGGAGAAACAAACTAGTATTCCTGGTGATGGTGCAGAGCGAAACGCCGTCCTTCCGTCAATTTTGTCCAAGACAGAAGAGTACCTTCACAAACTTGGTAGTAAAATAACTGTGACAAAGAGTCAGCAGGAGGTTGAGGAGGCAGCAAGTGTTACTGCAGCTGCTGCAAGGGCTCAGGCATTCCCTTTTTCTCTCA GGTCTCTCAGAAGAAGAAGCAAGAGCTGCGCAGCAGCTTGTGTCGGAGAGGAAGTGACAATAAGAAATCATTTTACTGAGATGAATGCGCCAAGAGATAGCTCATCTTTCAACAA AGTTGTCAAAGACAGAAGGGAGAATGGGGCAAACTACAAATGTGGTTATTGGGGGTATAGTGATAGATGA